In Candidatus Bathyarchaeia archaeon, the following are encoded in one genomic region:
- the acsC gene encoding acetyl-CoA decarbonylase/synthase complex subunit gamma, whose protein sequence is MGEAVKKGVRELSPLDIYMLLPRTNCGKCGEKNCMAFATKVVNREVPVELCTPLSEEEKYRDAYARLREILAPAVKEIVIGVGEKAVKVGGKLIMYRHEFTYYNPTPIAIDVTDEMSENELIERVKRIEGFTYNYIGRTLRLDMVAVRSTSNDPLKFRSAIEKVAKITNLPLILCTFNPDVMKSALEAVYERRPLIYAANKDNWRQMADLALMYNCPLAVFSQGDLNLLSSLVKTLLEYGVEDLLLDPGTFPEEGLSETLINFTMIRRNACKGNDRLMGFPLIGVPMTVWLREDAPKEVLQWREAYLAAMLIARYADLLIMHSLDGWVLLPNVILRFNIYTDPRKPVSVEPGLRIFGNPDENSPVMFTTNYALTYFTVESDIKSANIDCYLIVVDTGGLSVESSVAGRILTAQTVADAIKKSGIEEKVKHRYLIIPGLAARLSGEIEELTGWRVLVGPRDSSGIPAFLKEKWPPRGA, encoded by the coding sequence ATGGGGGAGGCAGTTAAGAAGGGGGTTAGGGAGCTTAGTCCACTAGACATATACATGCTTCTCCCAAGGACAAACTGCGGTAAATGTGGTGAGAAGAACTGTATGGCATTCGCGACGAAGGTTGTTAATAGAGAGGTTCCAGTAGAACTCTGCACACCACTTAGTGAGGAGGAGAAGTATAGGGATGCATATGCTAGGCTTAGGGAGATTTTAGCCCCAGCCGTTAAGGAAATCGTTATCGGCGTTGGGGAGAAAGCCGTTAAGGTCGGCGGCAAGCTCATAATGTATAGGCATGAGTTCACATACTACAATCCTACACCAATAGCCATTGACGTAACGGATGAGATGTCGGAAAACGAACTAATAGAGCGTGTGAAGAGGATTGAGGGCTTCACATACAATTATATCGGTAGGACATTAAGGCTGGATATGGTGGCGGTTAGGTCAACATCCAACGACCCACTAAAGTTTAGGTCTGCGATTGAGAAGGTTGCTAAGATAACTAATCTGCCGCTGATATTATGCACCTTTAATCCAGATGTCATGAAATCGGCTCTGGAAGCCGTATATGAGCGGAGGCCACTGATATATGCTGCAAACAAGGATAATTGGAGGCAGATGGCTGATTTAGCGCTAATGTATAACTGTCCATTGGCAGTATTCAGCCAAGGAGACCTAAACCTTCTGAGCTCGCTTGTCAAAACGCTCCTAGAATATGGTGTTGAAGACCTGCTCTTAGATCCAGGAACATTCCCTGAGGAGGGATTATCGGAAACTCTCATTAACTTCACGATGATTAGGAGAAATGCTTGTAAGGGCAATGATAGGCTTATGGGATTCCCATTAATCGGTGTGCCAATGACAGTCTGGCTCAGAGAGGATGCACCTAAAGAGGTTCTACAGTGGAGGGAAGCTTACTTAGCGGCTATGCTCATAGCCAGATATGCGGATCTGCTTATAATGCATAGTTTAGACGGCTGGGTTCTCCTACCAAACGTAATCTTAAGATTCAATATTTACACAGACCCTAGAAAGCCAGTTTCGGTGGAGCCAGGACTAAGAATATTCGGTAATCCAGATGAGAATTCCCCGGTAATGTTCACAACCAATTATGCGCTAACATACTTCACTGTTGAATCAGATATTAAGTCCGCCAACATAGACTGCTACCTAATAGTTGTTGATACTGGTGGCTTAAGCGTTGAAAGCTCCGTTGCCGGAAGAATATTGACGGCGCAGACGGTTGCAGATGCCATAAAGAAATCTGGCATAGAAGAGAAGGTTAAGCATAGATACTTGATCATTCCAGGCTTAGCCGCGAGATTAAGCGGTGAAATAGAGGAGCTAACTGGCTGGCGCGTTTTAGTTGGCCCAAGAGACTCCTCCGGAATACCAGCATTCTTAAAGGAGAAATGGCCGCCTAGGGGCGCATAA
- a CDS encoding flavin reductase family protein, giving the protein MSIIENLDKYMPATYAAMRDNGLLLGSVGSDGRPNLMTIGWGLMGIIWNKLIFLVAVRTSRYTHKLLEETSEFTVNVPAENMNDACRICGTISGRDTDKFERTGLRWRRGEFVRAPVVEGCPIVYECRVLYKDSVSLQALQGDLVEIIYPRRDWHTLYYGEILKIHGKI; this is encoded by the coding sequence ATGAGCATAATAGAGAACCTTGATAAATATATGCCTGCAACTTACGCGGCTATGAGAGATAACGGTTTACTTTTAGGCTCAGTTGGCTCTGATGGAAGACCGAACCTCATGACGATAGGATGGGGCCTAATGGGGATAATCTGGAATAAACTAATCTTCCTAGTGGCCGTTAGAACAAGTAGATATACGCATAAGCTCCTAGAGGAGACGAGCGAGTTCACAGTTAATGTTCCCGCCGAGAATATGAATGATGCATGTAGAATCTGTGGAACAATCTCCGGGAGGGATACTGATAAGTTTGAGAGGACTGGTCTAAGATGGAGGCGCGGCGAGTTCGTTAGGGCACCAGTTGTGGAGGGGTGCCCAATCGTCTACGAATGTAGAGTTTTATATAAGGATTCAGTTAGTCTTCAAGCGCTACAAGGAGATTTGGTCGAGATTATATATCCTAGAAGAGACTGGCACACCCTATACTATGGGGAAATCCTCAAGATACATGGAAAAATTTAA
- a CDS encoding AAA family ATPase, giving the protein MKIIVSMGRGGTGKTSFVALITKYFIETGRTPILLIDADPDQSLADVLGVDFESKGRKTISELIVETFLKGGGTTVGIPPSERIESKIWERGLYEGEGFDLISIGPKWVEGCYCLPNEALKGALGKITKNYRYVVIDTPAGLEHLNRRITSIVNDIFDLIDPSKKSFEHVARAYRIAREVNIKFDNFYVVGGYRFPEKLCGEVEGRLGLKFLGKIQFDENIEHFILSGKSLLEIPDNSPAYRSVKEIMAKSGY; this is encoded by the coding sequence TTGAAGATTATAGTCTCAATGGGTAGGGGTGGAACGGGAAAGACAAGTTTTGTTGCGTTAATAACAAAGTATTTTATTGAGACTGGAAGAACACCAATCCTCCTAATTGACGCTGACCCAGACCAGAGCCTAGCCGATGTTTTAGGCGTAGATTTTGAGAGCAAGGGAAGAAAGACTATCTCAGAGCTTATTGTTGAGACTTTTCTTAAGGGTGGTGGAACGACTGTTGGCATACCACCCTCGGAGAGGATAGAGAGTAAGATTTGGGAGAGAGGACTATATGAGGGTGAGGGCTTCGATCTGATATCTATAGGGCCGAAGTGGGTTGAGGGATGCTACTGCCTGCCGAACGAGGCATTGAAAGGAGCTCTGGGCAAAATCACAAAGAACTATAGGTATGTTGTTATTGATACGCCAGCTGGACTTGAGCATTTGAATAGGCGTATAACATCGATTGTGAATGACATATTTGACCTAATAGATCCATCAAAGAAGTCCTTTGAGCATGTTGCCAGAGCATATAGGATAGCAAGGGAGGTTAATATAAAATTTGATAATTTCTATGTTGTCGGCGGATATAGGTTTCCGGAAAAACTTTGTGGTGAGGTTGAAGGGAGACTTGGTCTTAAGTTTCTCGGCAAAATACAATTCGACGAAAATATTGAACACTTCATTTTATCTGGAAAATCCCTCCTAGAGATTCCAGACAACTCGCCAGCGTATCGCTCGGTTAAGGAGATAATGGCTAAGTCTGGATATTAG
- a CDS encoding 4Fe-4S binding protein has translation MGVDIFQMLSEDAKRRRRRRAELLKALGVKEYFSDGSIRINNKICQGIECKLCIKACPTNALYWSYGRVNIVEDICIYCAACVLSCIVDDCIKITRRRPDGRVETFSKPSEVVKLLNLISSRRRIELIGRVFQR, from the coding sequence ATGGGCGTGGATATATTTCAAATGCTCTCTGAGGATGCCAAGAGAAGGAGAAGGCGGAGAGCGGAGCTTTTAAAGGCTCTTGGCGTGAAAGAGTATTTTAGTGATGGAAGCATAAGAATCAATAATAAGATATGCCAAGGGATAGAGTGTAAGCTCTGCATTAAAGCTTGCCCAACAAACGCCCTTTACTGGAGTTATGGGCGAGTAAATATTGTTGAGGACATATGTATATATTGTGCAGCCTGCGTTCTAAGCTGCATTGTTGATGATTGTATTAAAATAACTAGGAGGAGACCGGATGGGAGAGTTGAAACCTTCAGTAAGCCGTCTGAAGTAGTTAAGCTCCTAAATTTAATAAGCTCTAGAAGGAGAATAGAGCTTATTGGACGCGTCTTCCAGCGCTAA
- a CDS encoding AAA family ATPase, with translation MAVAGKGGVGKTLIAGTLARIYARRGYRVLAVDADPAMNLSYALGIPPEVSSKVIPISENSSLIEERTGAKPGSAFGIFFSLTPTVDDIAEKYGVIGPDGVRLLVMGTVRSGGSGCTCPANSLLSALIRHLTLRRGDIVIMDMEAGLEHLGRATARGFNALLCVVEPNAPSIETALRIRHLASEIEIKDVIFVGNKISASDEEDYIRRMLDETGLALFHAIPFDQNIIRAGIMRIAPIDYSPLSPAILSIEKLGENLLEMLIPKSNS, from the coding sequence ATCGCCGTTGCTGGAAAGGGTGGCGTCGGGAAAACATTAATCGCTGGGACGCTGGCTCGAATCTACGCCCGAAGGGGTTATCGAGTGTTAGCTGTTGATGCGGATCCGGCGATGAACCTGTCTTATGCTTTAGGGATTCCGCCTGAGGTCTCCTCAAAAGTCATCCCAATATCGGAGAACTCCTCCCTAATAGAGGAGAGAACGGGGGCTAAGCCTGGTTCAGCATTTGGAATATTCTTCAGTCTAACGCCAACGGTAGATGATATCGCCGAAAAGTATGGCGTTATAGGTCCAGATGGTGTTAGGCTTCTAGTTATGGGGACTGTTAGGTCAGGCGGCTCCGGATGCACTTGCCCAGCTAACTCACTATTGAGCGCCTTAATCAGGCATTTAACACTTAGGAGGGGCGATATTGTAATTATGGATATGGAGGCGGGGTTAGAGCATTTAGGCAGAGCAACAGCCAGGGGCTTTAATGCTCTACTCTGCGTCGTCGAGCCCAATGCGCCTTCAATAGAGACTGCCCTAAGAATAAGGCACTTGGCTAGTGAGATAGAGATAAAAGATGTAATCTTCGTTGGGAATAAAATCTCCGCCAGCGATGAAGAAGACTATATTAGGAGGATGCTGGATGAGACTGGGCTAGCACTATTTCACGCCATACCATTCGACCAGAATATTATTAGGGCCGGCATAATGCGCATAGCGCCAATAGATTATTCACCATTATCACCAGCAATATTATCAATAGAAAAATTGGGAGAAAATCTTCTGGAAATGTTGATACCCAAATCTAACTCTTAA
- a CDS encoding tautomerase family protein yields the protein MFGSGFHRNEEESYTGTTKVFVELGVPAETVEVIIHEIPKNSWGVGGELASEKLRDVQPP from the coding sequence ATGTTTGGAAGTGGTTTTCACCGAAACGAGGAGGAAAGTTATACTGGCACAACGAAAGTTTTCGTAGAATTAGGTGTGCCAGCAGAGACTGTTGAGGTAATAATTCACGAGATCCCGAAAAATAGTTGGGGAGTAGGCGGAGAATTAGCCAGTGAGAAACTTAGGGATGTGCAGCCACCTTAA
- a CDS encoding radical SAM protein, translating into MRFRVIRSNSCRNCGFCSTINVCLNAKCIGCLSCYYTCPYEAKSIIEDESERRQIKVSIDGIQYSVPERISVKEALKLSGYSIGIFPDEGNIQAPCNLGGCWSCIVMADGEPIRSCITGVKESMRIETSASLTPLRIIHGPEPHTVGGKATPWTEEKGTRYIEVAIWAAGCNLRCRSCQNYNITYDNSSEPLTPKEAAKRVTYYRRIYGVNGMAISGGEPTLNKRWLIEYFRELRRLNPDSKARLHLDSNGTLLTPSYIDELVEAGVNNIGVEPKGLRLETFMDISGIRDRNLAERYLNTSWNAAKYLIDNYRDRVYIGIGIPYNSDFMRYEELAAIGNKIASMDPEVQVCVLDYFPTFRRRGIKRPSYNEMLKVKRILNDAGLKFVIVQTVLGHVGP; encoded by the coding sequence ATGCGCTTCAGAGTAATTAGGAGCAACTCATGTAGGAATTGCGGTTTTTGTAGCACCATTAATGTATGCCTAAACGCTAAGTGTATCGGTTGCCTATCCTGCTATTATACATGTCCCTATGAAGCTAAAAGTATTATTGAAGATGAAAGCGAGAGAAGACAAATTAAAGTGTCTATTGATGGCATTCAATATTCTGTTCCAGAGAGAATAAGTGTAAAAGAGGCGCTGAAGCTCAGCGGATATAGTATTGGAATATTTCCCGACGAAGGGAACATTCAGGCCCCCTGTAACTTGGGTGGATGCTGGTCATGTATTGTTATGGCTGATGGCGAGCCGATAAGGTCATGTATAACTGGGGTGAAAGAAAGCATGAGGATTGAGACATCCGCCAGTTTAACTCCACTAAGAATAATTCATGGTCCTGAACCACATACAGTCGGTGGGAAAGCCACGCCTTGGACTGAGGAGAAAGGCACTAGATACATTGAGGTTGCGATATGGGCTGCTGGATGCAACCTCCGATGTAGGAGCTGCCAAAATTATAATATAACATATGATAATTCTTCTGAACCCTTAACGCCTAAGGAGGCTGCTAAAAGAGTAACTTATTATAGGAGGATTTATGGCGTTAACGGCATGGCAATAAGTGGTGGCGAGCCAACATTAAACAAGCGCTGGCTAATAGAATATTTTAGGGAACTTAGGAGACTTAACCCGGATAGTAAGGCTAGATTACATCTTGATAGTAACGGCACGCTACTAACACCATCATACATTGATGAACTAGTTGAGGCTGGAGTTAACAATATAGGTGTTGAACCGAAGGGTTTACGTCTAGAGACTTTCATGGATATAAGTGGGATAAGAGACAGAAACCTTGCTGAGCGATATCTAAATACTAGTTGGAATGCTGCAAAATACTTGATAGACAACTATAGGGATAGGGTGTATATTGGCATAGGGATACCATATAACTCGGATTTCATGAGATATGAGGAGCTAGCTGCCATAGGGAATAAGATAGCCTCAATGGACCCGGAAGTTCAAGTGTGCGTCCTAGATTATTTCCCAACATTCAGAAGAAGAGGTATTAAGAGACCAAGCTATAATGAGATGCTAAAAGTCAAGAGAATATTGAATGATGCAGGCTTAAAATTCGTGATAGTTCAAACAGTTCTAGGGCATGTCGGACCCTAA
- a CDS encoding bifunctional acetate--CoA ligase family protein/GNAT family N-acetyltransferase, translating to MGIEGLDKIFNPKRIAVIGASNREGSVGFKLFNNLINAGFKGFIYPVNPFSQSIQGVTAYPSVKKIPWKIDLAIIATPAHIVPQIVEECGEVGIRGIIIVSSGFRETGDSGKNLEEEILRLKPKYGLRIIGPNCLGIMRPSIRLNATFANRMAKPGNIAFISQSGALCASVLDWAANANIGFSSVVSLGGMIDVDFADLIDYFGTDPETRSIVLFIEFINDPRKFLSASRRFASTKPIIVIKAGKSPEGIRAAASHTGAIAGEDSLYDALFLRAGIIRVEEISDLFNCSEILATQPLPKGANLAIITNAGGPGVMATDALISRGGKLAILSEETIRALDKVLPFYWSKSNPIDICEDASVERFRRVIEICKNDPNIDGFLIIYTPIGAADSSETAKVIVEAFRSSDKPVLTSWLGGEEVEEAREIFRRNKIPTYLTPEEAAATFMYIYQYARNLELLYEMPEEINIGQEVNKLHLRRIIESAMKEGRSILTEVESKEFLKAYGISVTETYIAKSPKEAAILASKIGFPVVMKILSPDITHKTDFGGVILNIHGEQQAEWSFRKIEENIKQRSPNARIYGVTVQPMISDGYELMIGAKKDPQFGAFIIFGVGGINTEIFRDFKVGFPPLNQTLARRMIEQTNIYRILREGFRGMPPANIRLIEETLVKFSQIIVDFPQIKEFDVNPLIVTDNNVKAVDARIIIDLEWDKSALEPYGHLIVKPYPSKYIHREVMKDGNEVLLRPIKPEDERLVIELFKTFSPETMRFRFFKIIKEINHHTVVRYCNIDYNKEINIVAEINEGIGKRLIGMATLIIQPDGESGEISVVVGDPWQNRGLGKILMDHIIRISKDIRLKRIFGEFLAENTKIAHICREKGFEIKPIDEETCIAILNL from the coding sequence GTGGGCATAGAGGGCTTAGATAAAATTTTTAATCCTAAGAGAATAGCGGTTATAGGTGCAAGTAACAGAGAGGGGTCAGTAGGCTTTAAATTATTTAATAATTTGATTAATGCTGGCTTTAAGGGCTTTATTTATCCAGTGAACCCCTTTAGCCAGAGCATACAGGGTGTAACAGCATACCCAAGCGTTAAAAAGATTCCCTGGAAGATTGATCTAGCTATAATTGCAACTCCAGCACATATTGTTCCACAAATAGTTGAAGAGTGTGGGGAAGTGGGTATAAGAGGAATAATAATAGTATCATCAGGCTTTAGGGAGACAGGAGATTCAGGAAAAAACTTGGAAGAGGAGATCTTAAGGCTGAAGCCCAAGTATGGATTAAGGATTATAGGTCCGAATTGTCTTGGAATTATGCGTCCAAGCATAAGATTGAATGCCACATTCGCAAATAGAATGGCTAAACCAGGCAACATAGCTTTCATATCCCAAAGTGGAGCATTATGTGCATCAGTTTTAGATTGGGCTGCTAACGCGAATATCGGTTTCAGCTCTGTTGTATCACTTGGCGGAATGATAGACGTTGACTTCGCCGACCTAATAGATTATTTCGGAACCGACCCGGAGACAAGAAGTATAGTATTGTTTATTGAATTCATAAATGATCCTAGAAAATTTTTAAGCGCATCAAGAAGATTTGCTAGCACAAAACCGATTATAGTTATTAAGGCCGGTAAGTCGCCTGAGGGAATAAGGGCTGCAGCATCGCACACTGGCGCTATTGCCGGTGAGGACTCATTATATGATGCTTTATTCTTGAGAGCGGGTATAATTCGGGTTGAAGAAATATCTGACCTATTCAATTGTTCGGAAATATTGGCTACGCAACCACTACCCAAGGGGGCTAATCTGGCAATAATAACAAATGCTGGCGGACCGGGAGTCATGGCAACCGACGCCTTAATCTCTAGAGGTGGGAAATTAGCTATTTTAAGTGAGGAAACGATTAGAGCTTTAGATAAAGTTTTACCATTTTATTGGAGCAAATCCAACCCAATAGATATATGTGAGGATGCCTCGGTCGAAAGATTTAGGAGAGTTATTGAGATATGTAAAAATGATCCAAACATAGATGGTTTCCTGATTATTTATACACCTATAGGCGCAGCGGATTCCTCTGAAACAGCTAAAGTGATAGTTGAAGCTTTCAGAAGCTCAGATAAACCAGTCCTCACATCATGGCTTGGTGGAGAAGAAGTTGAGGAGGCGCGTGAAATATTTAGGAGGAATAAAATTCCAACTTATTTAACGCCTGAAGAGGCTGCTGCCACATTTATGTACATCTATCAATATGCGAGGAATCTGGAGCTGTTATATGAGATGCCCGAGGAGATCAATATAGGTCAAGAAGTGAACAAATTACATCTTCGGAGAATAATTGAGTCCGCTATGAAAGAGGGAAGATCCATTCTCACAGAGGTTGAGTCAAAAGAGTTCCTTAAGGCATATGGTATATCGGTGACTGAAACATATATTGCCAAAAGTCCAAAAGAGGCTGCTATATTAGCGTCAAAAATAGGTTTTCCAGTAGTCATGAAGATATTATCGCCAGATATTACGCATAAAACAGACTTCGGCGGGGTAATCCTAAATATTCATGGTGAGCAACAAGCTGAATGGAGCTTTCGAAAGATTGAGGAGAATATTAAGCAGAGGAGCCCGAACGCTAGGATCTATGGCGTAACTGTGCAACCGATGATCTCAGATGGTTATGAGTTGATGATTGGAGCTAAAAAGGACCCGCAGTTCGGAGCCTTCATAATTTTTGGAGTTGGCGGAATTAACACCGAGATTTTTAGGGATTTTAAAGTTGGATTCCCGCCTTTAAATCAGACCTTAGCCAGAAGAATGATTGAACAAACAAATATTTACAGGATTCTTCGGGAGGGATTTAGAGGGATGCCGCCAGCCAACATTAGATTGATTGAGGAGACTCTCGTCAAATTCTCGCAGATAATAGTGGATTTCCCGCAGATTAAGGAATTCGATGTTAACCCTCTTATTGTAACAGATAATAATGTTAAAGCTGTAGACGCTAGGATAATTATTGATCTGGAGTGGGATAAAAGTGCACTTGAACCATATGGACATCTGATAGTAAAGCCTTATCCAAGCAAATACATTCATAGAGAAGTTATGAAGGACGGAAATGAAGTTCTGCTTAGACCCATTAAGCCTGAAGATGAGAGGTTGGTAATCGAATTGTTCAAGACCTTCTCCCCTGAAACCATGAGATTCAGATTCTTCAAAATAATTAAGGAGATAAATCATCATACTGTTGTCAGATACTGCAATATTGACTATAATAAGGAGATAAATATTGTTGCTGAGATAAATGAGGGGATCGGAAAACGGCTGATCGGCATGGCAACCCTAATTATTCAACCAGATGGAGAAAGCGGAGAAATATCCGTAGTTGTCGGCGACCCATGGCAGAATAGAGGTTTAGGTAAAATATTGATGGATCACATTATAAGAATAAGTAAGGATATAAGATTAAAGAGAATATTCGGAGAATTCCTAGCGGAAAACACTAAGATAGCGCATATATGCAGGGAAAAAGGTTTTGAAATAAAGCCTATTGATGAAGAAACATGTATCGCAATACTAAACCTCTAG
- a CDS encoding ATP-binding protein — translation MKVMVCGKGGTGKTVLTVLMARLLSEKYRVYIIDSDESNVLLPAFLGVDPPKPLIEYVGGKKDEEVLEKISPDIARILSRVKEGIRLNLLPPEYLSISNEGIGLIIIGKVREYGEGCACPFNILTRILLGNLYLEGDEIVLVDTDAGVEHVGRRLEEVSDGIISVIDPTIESLELSLMLKNIAKNLGKKFWVIANKVTEETIGLIMEEAAKMGLEIDGIIRFDKELYTSCLRRSPLKSSLAISDLRKFVEKYFGNPNSF, via the coding sequence ATGAAGGTAATGGTATGCGGTAAGGGTGGAACAGGTAAAACTGTTTTAACGGTTTTAATGGCTAGGTTACTCTCAGAAAAGTATAGAGTCTATATAATCGATTCAGATGAATCTAATGTTCTGCTACCGGCATTTTTAGGAGTTGATCCTCCCAAACCCCTTATTGAATATGTTGGCGGTAAAAAAGATGAGGAAGTGCTTGAGAAGATTAGTCCAGATATTGCTAGAATCCTATCTAGGGTTAAGGAAGGCATTAGGCTTAACCTTTTACCCCCAGAGTATTTATCTATTTCAAATGAGGGGATAGGTCTCATAATTATAGGTAAGGTTAGAGAGTACGGTGAAGGATGCGCATGTCCATTCAACATTCTTACGAGAATCCTGCTGGGTAATCTATATCTTGAAGGGGATGAAATTGTTTTAGTTGATACGGATGCTGGGGTCGAGCATGTTGGCAGAAGACTTGAAGAAGTCTCGGATGGAATAATATCGGTTATTGACCCAACGATAGAATCCTTAGAATTATCTTTAATGCTTAAAAATATAGCTAAAAATTTAGGTAAAAAATTCTGGGTGATAGCAAATAAAGTTACTGAAGAAACAATTGGATTAATAATGGAGGAGGCTGCCAAAATGGGTCTTGAAATTGATGGAATCATCAGGTTCGATAAAGAACTATATACTTCATGTCTAAGGAGGAGCCCTTTAAAATCGAGCTTGGCAATATCCGATTTGAGAAAATTCGTGGAGAAATATTTTGGGAACCCCAATTCATTCTAG
- a CDS encoding tRNA uridine(34) 5-carboxymethylaminomethyl modification radical SAM/GNAT enzyme Elp3, whose protein sequence is MSIPSPSPRDVHLAKIIVAEKYGLSTIPSNSEIIKYLRPEEKDKLLKVLKRKIVRTISGVTIIAVMTKPWACPKEEPCVYCPGGPSYGVPQSYTGLEPATMRGLQHNFDPYRQVKHRIEQLEAIGHIVDKVELIVMGGTFLAMPVDYQEYFIKECLDAITGICSSSLEEAKRNAETSVRRNVGITIETRPDWCKEPHVDRMLSYGTTRVEIGVQNIYDDIYTLVNRGHTVKDVIEATRILKDSGLKVVYHMMPGLPGSDFDRDLEAFKRVFSEPEFKPDMLKIYPCLVIKGTKLYDWWVRGLYKPYTTEEAAKLIAEIKKIIPEWVRIMRIQRDVPAYLIEAGVKNSNLREIVLNMLKADGKMCRCIRCREVGHRGLKDHVKPDPNNIRILVRRYEASMGEEFFISVEDPVNDVLIGYLRLRIPSSLAHRPEISGKEASIIRELRVLGTLVPVGKRFDEGYQHKGYGELLLEKAEEVSVEQGCKKILVTSALGTKRYYIRFGYTYDGPYMSKNL, encoded by the coding sequence ATGAGTATACCATCCCCTTCACCGAGAGATGTTCACTTAGCTAAAATTATTGTTGCCGAAAAATATGGTTTAAGCACTATACCATCAAACTCTGAAATCATTAAATATCTAAGACCAGAGGAGAAAGATAAGCTCCTGAAAGTATTAAAGAGAAAGATTGTTCGTACAATTTCGGGTGTAACAATAATTGCTGTTATGACTAAACCATGGGCTTGTCCCAAAGAGGAGCCATGTGTATATTGTCCCGGGGGACCATCATATGGTGTCCCGCAAAGCTATACTGGGCTTGAGCCAGCTACCATGCGTGGACTACAACATAATTTTGACCCTTATAGGCAGGTTAAGCATAGAATTGAGCAGCTTGAGGCTATAGGACACATCGTTGATAAGGTTGAGTTAATAGTTATGGGTGGAACATTCTTAGCAATGCCAGTAGATTATCAGGAATACTTTATTAAGGAATGCTTAGACGCCATAACTGGTATTTGCTCAAGCTCACTTGAGGAGGCTAAGAGAAATGCTGAAACAAGCGTGAGAAGAAATGTCGGAATAACCATTGAAACCCGTCCAGATTGGTGTAAAGAACCACATGTCGATAGAATGCTCTCTTATGGTACAACGCGTGTTGAGATAGGTGTACAAAACATTTATGATGACATATACACTTTAGTGAATAGGGGTCATACAGTTAAAGATGTTATTGAGGCAACTAGAATACTTAAGGATTCAGGTTTGAAAGTTGTCTATCATATGATGCCTGGACTTCCAGGATCAGACTTTGACAGAGACCTAGAGGCATTTAAGAGAGTTTTCTCCGAACCAGAATTTAAGCCTGATATGCTCAAAATTTATCCATGTTTAGTAATTAAGGGAACAAAACTCTATGATTGGTGGGTTAGGGGCTTATATAAGCCCTATACAACCGAGGAAGCTGCTAAATTAATTGCTGAGATAAAAAAGATTATCCCGGAATGGGTTAGAATAATGCGCATCCAAAGGGATGTCCCAGCATACCTTATTGAGGCTGGCGTAAAAAATAGCAATTTACGCGAGATTGTTTTAAACATGCTTAAGGCTGATGGGAAGATGTGCAGATGCATACGGTGCCGTGAAGTTGGACATAGAGGGCTTAAAGATCATGTTAAGCCAGATCCAAACAACATTAGAATTTTAGTTAGGCGTTATGAGGCTTCAATGGGCGAGGAATTCTTCATATCAGTTGAGGACCCAGTAAATGATGTGCTAATAGGCTACTTGAGGCTGAGAATTCCTTCCAGTCTAGCCCATAGACCTGAAATATCTGGGAAGGAAGCTTCAATAATTAGAGAGTTGCGTGTTCTAGGAACACTGGTTCCTGTTGGTAAGCGTTTCGATGAAGGCTACCAGCATAAAGGTTATGGCGAACTCTTACTTGAAAAAGCTGAGGAGGTAAGCGTGGAACAGGGCTGCAAAAAGATTCTTGTTACAAGCGCTTTAGGAACGAAAAGATATTATATACGCTTCGGCTACACTTACGATGGACCATATATGAGTAAAAACCTATAA